A genome region from Papaver somniferum cultivar HN1 unplaced genomic scaffold, ASM357369v1 unplaced-scaffold_163, whole genome shotgun sequence includes the following:
- the LOC113337616 gene encoding uncharacterized protein LOC113337616 yields the protein MDESCEMPEAQKGAGGKTIGASPKVPKTGLKVGLLEDVALSAPRDLVKVSISGAMPVMPPPATSEAQMASPEVPIKGLKEELLEDMATATPLDLVTGTTILSGDYDFGILVGGDSLAINPDGTPDKEPVQKVYRLGGDPRSYMLYGQVEPRGIAGASVSI from the exons GGTGGAAAGACAATTGGGGCTTCACCTAAAGTACCCAAAACAG GCTTAAAGGTGGGATTACTTGAAGATGTTGCTCTATCAGCACCTCGTGATCTTGTTAAG GTTTCTATTTCAGGTGCAATGCCGGTGATGCCACCTCCAGCTACAAGTGAGGCACAAATGGCTTCGCCTGAAGTACCCATAAAAGGTTTAAAGGAGGAATTACTTGAAGATATGGCTACGGCAACACCTCTTGATCTTGTTACA GGCACCACAATACTTAGTGGAGATTATGATTTTGGGATCCTTGTAGGTGGTGACAGCTTAGCAATTAACCCTGATGGAACACCTGATAAAGAACCGGTTCAAAAGGTTTATCGCTTGGGGGGTGATCCACGAAGCTATATGTTATATGGTCAAGTGGAACCGCGTGGTATTGCAGGCGCGTCCGTGAGTATTTGA